One genomic window of Cellulophaga sp. Hel_I_12 includes the following:
- a CDS encoding alpha/beta fold hydrolase, with protein sequence MIRFGTIFIVLLINATLFSQNSKKPMKDILSDYRYPTKTILIDGVEIKYMKEGKGKKTLLFVHGLSSNADAWAKNIETLRKQYTCIALDLPGYGKSSKPDAAYTPSYFAEVVHQFIGKLNLKNIVLIGHSMGGQASIKLALNYPDEIKKLILVAPAGLEQFTAANATFMKAFFTLESVENTPDAQIEKNYALNFYKQPEDVHQMIKDRKQIKEALDFEAHCQAIVKSISGMLDEPVSANLKDILQSTLVIFGDKDMLIPNRYFNPDLTIEAVGKIALEKIPSVKIEFIKDAGHFVQYEKPKEVNSRIQQFIEE encoded by the coding sequence ATGATACGATTTGGAACCATATTCATAGTGTTACTCATAAATGCCACGTTATTTTCTCAAAACTCTAAAAAACCAATGAAAGATATCCTTTCAGATTATAGGTACCCAACCAAAACAATCCTTATCGATGGTGTAGAAATAAAATACATGAAAGAAGGTAAAGGAAAGAAAACACTACTTTTTGTTCATGGCCTAAGCAGTAATGCTGACGCTTGGGCCAAAAATATTGAAACGCTTCGCAAACAGTACACGTGCATCGCATTAGATTTGCCTGGGTACGGAAAATCGTCTAAGCCTGATGCCGCTTATACCCCTTCTTATTTTGCTGAGGTAGTACATCAGTTTATAGGAAAACTAAATTTAAAAAACATCGTTCTTATTGGCCATTCTATGGGTGGGCAGGCGAGTATTAAATTAGCCCTAAATTATCCAGATGAGATTAAGAAATTAATCTTAGTTGCTCCAGCTGGTCTTGAGCAGTTTACCGCTGCTAATGCTACTTTTATGAAGGCATTTTTTACGCTTGAATCGGTTGAAAATACTCCAGATGCTCAAATTGAAAAAAACTACGCCCTCAATTTTTACAAGCAACCGGAAGATGTGCATCAAATGATAAAGGATAGAAAACAAATAAAAGAAGCCCTAGATTTCGAAGCGCATTGCCAAGCTATTGTGAAGAGTATTTCAGGGATGCTAGATGAGCCCGTTTCAGCAAATTTAAAAGATATTTTACAATCAACTTTAGTGATTTTTGGGGATAAAGACATGCTTATTCCCAACCGATATTTCAATCCAGACTTAACTATTGAAGCCGTAGGAAAAATAGCCTTAGAAAAAATTCCTTCCGTAAAAATCGAATTTATAAAAGATGCTGGTCACTTTGTTCAATATGAAAAGCCAAAAGAAGTGAATTCACGGATACAGCAATTTATAGAGGAATGA
- a CDS encoding 1-acyl-sn-glycerol-3-phosphate acyltransferase translates to MIKIFKKIGSVFYQIWFYILVAIPILLLFPILILLSASEKWYPHFFWVARNIWANFILFGMGCIPNIKREQQIVRGKSYMLVANHTSMLDIMLMLKVSPNPFVFVGKKELVKIPVFGFFYKRVCIMVDRSDSKSRTAVYRRAQKRLANGLSICIFPEGGVPEEHIVLDAFKGGAFKMAIAHEIPIVPMVFFDNKQRLPFTITKGKPGKARVKVLRFIETKTLGEAHKGSISEEVRELILRTLTNN, encoded by the coding sequence ATGATAAAAATCTTTAAAAAAATAGGCAGTGTTTTTTATCAAATTTGGTTTTATATCTTGGTGGCTATTCCTATCCTGCTTTTATTCCCAATCTTGATACTTTTATCCGCTTCCGAAAAGTGGTATCCTCACTTTTTTTGGGTTGCGCGTAACATTTGGGCGAATTTTATTTTATTCGGAATGGGTTGTATTCCGAACATAAAACGCGAGCAACAAATCGTAAGAGGCAAAAGTTACATGCTCGTTGCCAACCATACGAGCATGTTAGACATTATGTTGATGCTAAAAGTGAGTCCGAACCCCTTTGTTTTCGTTGGAAAAAAAGAACTGGTTAAGATTCCTGTTTTTGGATTTTTTTATAAAAGAGTGTGCATTATGGTTGATCGTAGTGATAGCAAAAGTAGAACAGCTGTATACCGTCGTGCACAGAAAAGGCTTGCTAATGGACTTAGTATTTGCATTTTCCCTGAAGGAGGTGTTCCTGAAGAACACATTGTCTTAGACGCATTTAAGGGAGGTGCTTTTAAAATGGCCATAGCCCACGAAATACCTATAGTCCCTATGGTGTTTTTTGATAATAAACAAAGATTGCCCTTTACAATCACCAAAGGAAAACCAGGTAAAGCGAGAGTTAAAGTGCTTCGGTTTATTGAGACCAAAACTTTAGGAGAAGCACATAAAGGGAGTATATCGGAAGAGGTTCGTGAATTGATTTTAAGGACCTTGACGAATAACTAA
- a CDS encoding rhodanese-related sulfurtransferase, translating to MQLYNTLSAKEREALIEAAGQERLTISFYQYAQIKNPQLFRNHLFINWNELDVLGRIYVAFEGINAQLSVPAEHFDAFKKHIDSISFLENVRLNIAIEQDNKSFLKLKVKVRDKIVADGLDDNTFDVTKIGIHVDAEKFNELIEDPDTVLVDMRNHYESEIGHFKNAITPDVDTFRDSLDSIEHDLRNHKEDKKLVMYCTGGIRCEKASAYYKHKGFKQVYQLEGGIIEYTRQVQNKNLENKFKGKNFVFDHRRGERISDDVIAQCHQCGKPCDTHENCANEACHLLFIQCEECAKAMDHCCSNACKEVHALPFETQKALRKGKTVSNLIFKKGRSEVLKYKK from the coding sequence ATGCAACTGTACAATACATTGAGCGCAAAGGAGAGAGAAGCTTTAATCGAAGCAGCGGGCCAAGAACGCTTGACCATCTCTTTCTACCAATATGCGCAAATTAAAAATCCACAACTTTTTAGAAATCACTTGTTTATCAACTGGAACGAATTAGACGTTTTGGGTCGAATTTACGTAGCTTTTGAAGGTATTAACGCTCAGCTTTCTGTACCAGCGGAGCATTTTGATGCCTTTAAAAAACATATTGATAGCATTAGTTTTTTAGAAAACGTGCGATTAAATATTGCCATTGAGCAAGACAATAAATCTTTTCTAAAACTTAAAGTTAAAGTGCGTGATAAAATTGTCGCTGATGGTTTAGACGACAATACTTTTGATGTCACTAAAATAGGCATTCACGTCGATGCCGAAAAATTCAATGAGCTTATTGAAGATCCTGATACCGTTTTGGTGGATATGCGTAACCATTACGAAAGCGAGATAGGTCATTTTAAAAACGCCATTACACCAGATGTAGATACGTTTCGGGATTCGTTAGACAGCATTGAGCACGATTTAAGAAACCATAAAGAAGATAAAAAATTAGTGATGTACTGCACTGGCGGTATCCGCTGTGAAAAAGCGAGTGCCTATTACAAACACAAAGGTTTTAAACAAGTATATCAATTAGAAGGCGGTATTATTGAATACACACGCCAGGTACAAAACAAAAATCTTGAAAATAAATTTAAAGGGAAAAATTTTGTGTTTGACCACAGAAGAGGGGAGCGCATCAGCGATGATGTTATTGCGCAATGCCACCAATGCGGAAAACCTTGTGATACCCATGAAAATTGTGCTAACGAAGCCTGTCATTTGCTATTTATACAGTGTGAGGAATGTGCAAAGGCTATGGATCATTGCTGCTCCAATGCGTGTAAAGAAGTACATGCGTTACCCTTTGAAACCCAAAAAGCACTTCGAAAAGGAAAAACAGTTAGTAATCTCATCTTTAAAAAAGGTAGGTCTGAGGTTTTAAAATATAAAAAGTAG
- the trpS gene encoding tryptophan--tRNA ligase — translation MARILTGIQSTGTPHLGNILGAIMPAIEMANNPENDSFLFIADMHSLTQIKNGDELRNNTYAVAATWLAFGLDISKTVFYRQSDVPQTAELSWYLSCFFPYQRLTLAHSFKDKADRLEDINAGLFTYPMLMAADILLYDAEIVPVGKDQMQHIEMTRDVASRFHAQLGETFVMPEGKIQEETMYIPGTDGAKMSKSKGNLINIFQTDKQLRKQIMGIQTDSTAMEDPKNPDTDTVFALYKILANKAQIAEMRANYENGNYGYGHAKQALYEVIVAKFAAARENFDYYMNHLEEIDKALAVGAEKAGIVADEVLKRVRTKVGY, via the coding sequence ATGGCTCGAATTTTAACAGGAATACAAAGTACAGGAACACCACATTTAGGGAATATTTTGGGGGCTATTATGCCAGCCATTGAAATGGCAAATAATCCAGAAAATGATTCTTTTCTATTTATTGCCGATATGCATTCGCTTACACAAATCAAAAATGGGGATGAATTACGAAATAATACCTATGCAGTAGCGGCTACTTGGTTGGCTTTTGGTTTAGATATCAGTAAAACTGTTTTTTATCGTCAAAGTGATGTTCCACAAACGGCAGAGTTAAGTTGGTATTTAAGTTGTTTTTTCCCCTATCAGCGCTTAACTCTTGCACATTCATTTAAAGATAAAGCAGATCGGCTAGAAGATATTAATGCAGGCTTATTTACCTATCCAATGCTAATGGCAGCTGATATTTTGCTGTATGATGCTGAAATAGTTCCTGTAGGTAAAGATCAAATGCAGCATATTGAAATGACCCGCGATGTAGCATCCCGTTTTCATGCACAATTAGGCGAAACTTTTGTTATGCCAGAGGGTAAAATACAAGAAGAAACCATGTATATACCCGGTACTGATGGTGCTAAAATGAGTAAAAGTAAAGGTAACCTGATCAATATTTTTCAGACAGATAAACAGTTACGCAAGCAAATTATGGGCATTCAAACCGATAGTACGGCGATGGAAGATCCGAAAAATCCAGACACAGATACTGTTTTCGCCTTGTATAAAATTCTTGCGAATAAGGCGCAAATTGCTGAAATGCGGGCTAATTACGAAAATGGAAATTATGGTTACGGACACGCGAAACAAGCCTTATACGAGGTTATTGTAGCGAAATTTGCAGCAGCGCGTGAAAATTTTGACTATTATATGAATCACCTAGAAGAAATTGATAAAGCGCTAGCCGTTGGCGCAGAAAAGGCAGGTATTGTTGCAGATGAAGTGCTGAAAAGAGTCCGAACAAAGGTAGGATATTAA
- a CDS encoding sodium/pantothenate symporter, with amino-acid sequence MIASDQLVTFMWILLAVYAGVILFFVIRGARKNTNINDYAVGNIGFPSWVVGLSLAASMTSAATFIINPGFIALYGVSGVISFGIVLPIAAFISLIVFTKGFVKQGNAVKATTMAQWIGKRYKSKNYAFFFGIIALLLITFIVLINVGLTQVISKSLNADPFYVLLGITTFVFGYMMFGGANSMVYTNTIQAIIMCIVALILIGSGSEYFTGGIQGFFEKLNNIDPNLTKPTNTSSFLFRDYFEIIITQIVIGVAIVCQPHIITKSLLLKDSSKINTYLFSGISFMIVFFLVVIVGLYARISFPDFIVNGETLRMDEIIPTYVVTKFSVGVGLIIVVGLISAGLSTLESLIQSLSITITSDIINPLFKDKFTESTIGINKVVIIILGLVSFLLSWEQIKNPEVSVAIFAQNGVYAYFAAAFVPVLFGTFLTHVSTRAVFIASITAIVVHFGVYYGRITSYMQEPVNNPGVSAAIGIIISLVVGYIIYNIDLKKVTRGHSRLDS; translated from the coding sequence ATGATAGCATCAGACCAATTGGTAACGTTTATGTGGATTTTGCTGGCAGTTTATGCTGGTGTAATTTTATTTTTTGTAATTCGGGGTGCTCGGAAAAATACGAATATAAACGATTACGCCGTTGGAAATATTGGTTTTCCTTCTTGGGTGGTTGGCTTGTCTTTGGCTGCTTCTATGACCAGTGCTGCCACATTTATTATTAACCCTGGGTTTATAGCGCTCTATGGTGTTTCCGGTGTTATTTCTTTCGGAATTGTACTCCCCATTGCTGCTTTTATTTCTCTAATTGTATTCACTAAAGGTTTTGTTAAACAAGGAAATGCCGTAAAAGCAACCACCATGGCGCAATGGATTGGGAAGCGCTATAAAAGTAAAAATTATGCGTTCTTCTTCGGTATTATAGCACTTCTATTGATTACGTTTATTGTTCTTATCAATGTTGGACTCACCCAAGTAATTTCTAAATCACTAAATGCAGATCCCTTTTATGTGCTTTTGGGAATTACCACTTTTGTCTTTGGCTACATGATGTTTGGTGGCGCAAACTCTATGGTGTACACCAATACCATACAAGCTATTATTATGTGTATTGTGGCGCTTATTTTAATTGGTTCTGGATCTGAATATTTTACAGGTGGTATTCAAGGTTTCTTTGAAAAATTAAACAATATCGACCCTAATTTAACCAAACCAACAAATACATCGAGCTTTTTATTTCGTGATTATTTTGAAATCATCATCACTCAAATTGTGATTGGTGTTGCCATTGTTTGTCAGCCACACATTATAACCAAATCATTATTGCTTAAAGATTCGAGTAAAATAAACACCTATTTATTTAGTGGTATTTCATTTATGATTGTTTTCTTTTTGGTGGTTATTGTTGGTTTATATGCTCGTATCAGTTTTCCAGATTTTATCGTTAATGGCGAAACTTTAAGGATGGATGAAATTATACCCACCTATGTCGTTACTAAATTTTCGGTAGGTGTAGGATTAATCATCGTGGTTGGTTTAATCTCTGCGGGTTTGTCGACTTTAGAAAGTTTAATTCAATCCCTGTCCATTACCATTACTTCAGATATTATAAATCCATTGTTTAAAGATAAATTTACAGAAAGCACGATAGGCATAAATAAGGTGGTAATCATAATTTTAGGGCTTGTGAGCTTTTTACTGAGTTGGGAACAGATTAAAAATCCAGAGGTAAGTGTGGCTATTTTTGCTCAAAATGGTGTGTATGCTTATTTTGCAGCTGCTTTTGTTCCTGTGCTCTTTGGCACTTTTCTGACTCATGTTTCTACAAGAGCAGTATTTATAGCAAGTATTACCGCTATTGTAGTTCATTTTGGGGTTTACTATGGCCGAATTACCTCATATATGCAAGAACCCGTGAACAACCCTGGCGTTTCGGCAGCTATCGGAATTATCATATCGCTGGTTGTGGGGTATATTATTTATAACATCGATTTAAAAAAAGTAACACGTGGACACTCCAGATTGGACAGCTAA
- a CDS encoding outer membrane beta-barrel protein has product MNKKSIDELFRERFREFDEVPDEKVWKAIKASLEKKKSRKVIPIWWKLGGIAAVLSILMVAINPFEKTTEEYQNQVTETKSKDPIEQNPGIKTSEKDADFKNLGIELVEENDQNASKTEEEILKEAAHPYANSAQKDKLSNTSSKKEKKSLVQSDKNSALVQENTSTKTTKKSDAYAQTKNIKTHEATKGSFKDQLEEKEALAQKDANTNGETASKIDFNAEKSKNSMALNEELKIIDKKEAQKKSIFEAINDQEEVILADNTNEKWSVGPSVAPVYFNGIGEGSPVHTIFVPNSKSGNINMSYGVSVAYEVSKKLKVRSGVHKVDYGYTTNQVSFSPSARAETPQVQNIDYAASAKGIVVSSRVNPDVGGEFSPLTNAFDTTAKAATLDGNLSQQFGYLEVPLELNYAVLDTRFGINVIGGVSSLFLIDNSVLLNSGDQTTEMGEANNINDLNFSTNIGFGLNYKFSPKLQFNIEPIFKYQLNTFSNIAGDFRPFSVGVYSGFNLRF; this is encoded by the coding sequence ATGAATAAAAAAAGTATAGATGAATTGTTCAGAGAACGATTCCGAGAATTTGATGAAGTTCCAGATGAAAAAGTTTGGAAAGCTATCAAAGCATCTCTAGAAAAAAAGAAATCGCGTAAAGTTATTCCTATCTGGTGGAAACTAGGCGGAATTGCTGCTGTTTTGTCGATCTTAATGGTGGCGATTAATCCTTTTGAAAAAACTACGGAAGAGTATCAAAATCAGGTAACAGAAACAAAAAGCAAAGACCCTATTGAGCAAAATCCTGGAATCAAAACCAGCGAAAAAGATGCAGACTTTAAAAATTTGGGCATTGAGCTTGTGGAGGAAAATGATCAGAATGCAAGTAAAACGGAGGAAGAAATTTTAAAGGAAGCCGCACATCCCTACGCAAATAGTGCGCAGAAAGACAAGCTTAGCAACACAAGTTCTAAAAAGGAAAAAAAGTCTTTGGTACAAAGCGATAAGAATAGCGCTTTGGTACAAGAGAATACTTCAACAAAGACGACTAAAAAAAGTGACGCCTATGCTCAGACCAAAAATATCAAGACCCATGAAGCTACTAAAGGTTCATTTAAGGATCAACTAGAAGAAAAGGAAGCATTAGCACAAAAGGATGCCAATACGAATGGCGAAACTGCTTCAAAGATTGATTTTAATGCTGAGAAATCTAAAAATTCGATGGCTTTAAATGAAGAATTGAAAATAATTGACAAAAAAGAGGCTCAAAAGAAATCTATTTTTGAAGCGATTAACGATCAAGAAGAAGTAATACTTGCGGATAATACCAATGAAAAATGGTCTGTTGGTCCAAGCGTAGCACCCGTTTATTTTAATGGTATTGGCGAAGGTTCTCCTGTACACACCATTTTTGTGCCTAACTCAAAATCTGGAAACATCAATATGAGCTATGGGGTTTCTGTGGCTTATGAAGTAAGTAAAAAACTAAAAGTACGTTCTGGTGTGCACAAAGTAGATTACGGGTATACGACCAATCAAGTTAGCTTTTCTCCTTCGGCTAGAGCAGAAACGCCACAGGTACAAAATATTGATTACGCAGCTTCTGCAAAAGGAATTGTGGTGAGTAGTAGGGTAAATCCTGATGTGGGTGGAGAATTTAGTCCACTTACAAACGCTTTTGATACTACGGCTAAAGCAGCCACCTTAGATGGTAATTTATCCCAACAGTTTGGGTATTTAGAAGTGCCTTTAGAGCTTAATTATGCGGTTTTAGATACTCGTTTCGGGATTAATGTCATCGGAGGTGTAAGCTCTTTATTTTTAATTGATAATTCTGTTTTACTCAATTCGGGAGATCAAACTACCGAAATGGGAGAAGCGAACAATATTAACGACCTTAATTTTAGCACAAATATTGGATTTGGCTTAAATTATAAGTTCTCACCAAAACTTCAATTTAATATTGAACCTATTTTTAAATATCAATTAAATACCTTCTCCAATATAGCGGGTGATTTTCGGCCTTTTTCAGTGGGTGTGTATAGTGGATTTAATTTAAGGTTTTAA
- a CDS encoding RNA polymerase sigma factor, producing the protein MSLEELIKNCINGNRKAQEQLYRDYSRVLYSVCLKYSRNKTEAEDNLHDSFMVIYDKIDQYTFKGSFEGWIKRVTVNTVLQKYRKEPNLSIVPDHLEAEVEVESEYLDIGLQQLLSYIQELPNKYRLTFNMFVLEGYSHQEISERLGTSTGTSKSNLARARIILKERIESDLRQNAIL; encoded by the coding sequence TTGAGTCTAGAAGAACTCATTAAAAATTGCATAAACGGCAATCGTAAAGCACAAGAACAATTGTACCGAGATTATTCTCGCGTATTGTACAGTGTGTGTCTAAAATACTCACGAAATAAGACAGAGGCTGAAGATAATTTACATGATAGTTTTATGGTGATCTATGACAAAATAGACCAGTATACGTTTAAAGGTTCTTTTGAAGGGTGGATTAAAAGAGTTACGGTAAATACAGTACTTCAAAAATACCGAAAGGAGCCAAATTTAAGCATAGTTCCAGATCATTTAGAGGCGGAGGTTGAGGTAGAATCAGAGTATCTGGATATTGGCTTACAACAATTACTAAGCTACATTCAGGAATTACCCAACAAATACCGATTAACCTTTAACATGTTTGTTTTAGAAGGCTACTCACACCAAGAAATAAGCGAACGATTAGGAACCTCAACAGGAACTTCAAAATCTAACTTGGCACGAGCGCGCATAATTTTGAAAGAAAGAATAGAATCAGATTTAAGACAAAATGCAATTTTATAA
- a CDS encoding class I adenylate-forming enzyme family protein: MDTPDWTAKWADYTPDKIAITSYDDNKSYTYSELNTYANRLVDKFTALKLEEGDRIAVLAEHGPEYIVLFVTCQRMGLILVPLNYRLSVNEIAKLIIDCTPSLLIYNRNHKGKSAQLPLENIKVLALETVATYYLNSEIHTPRTFHIKEDNPLFIFYTSGTTGAPKGVLYTNKMLFWNSLNTSMQLGITFRDSTINTLPPYHTSGWNVFVTPLLHKGAHVGMLERFDAEKILCLLELNKTTLFMALPTMLFMMQKTPVFKEVNLKKLRYIISGGEKVPSELVRFWKSEKNIYIRPGYGLTEAGPSITSLHHKMAALKPNSIGKPNFYLDIKIVDKDGETVAPNEVGELCIKGDIVTPGYWNNSVKTSNKIKKGWLFTGDFAYSDQDGFLYMKGRKNDMYISGGENIYPQEIEVQLEQIEAIKKAVVLSVKDEKWGECGIAFVTSADTTLSVLQIREELKTTLVAFKHPKYIFILDDIPLTSLGKVSRKKLHAFYHQLKSQQ; encoded by the coding sequence GTGGACACTCCAGATTGGACAGCTAAATGGGCAGATTATACGCCTGATAAAATTGCTATAACCTCCTATGACGATAACAAAAGTTATACCTATAGTGAGCTAAATACCTACGCCAATCGTCTGGTCGACAAATTTACAGCACTTAAACTCGAAGAAGGCGACCGAATAGCTGTTTTGGCAGAACATGGCCCAGAATATATTGTGCTTTTTGTGACTTGTCAACGCATGGGGCTTATTTTAGTCCCCCTCAATTATCGCTTATCTGTAAATGAAATAGCAAAACTAATCATAGACTGCACGCCTAGCCTATTGATTTACAACCGCAACCACAAGGGCAAATCAGCACAGTTACCTCTTGAAAATATTAAAGTGTTAGCTCTTGAAACCGTAGCAACTTATTATCTTAATTCAGAAATTCATACCCCTAGAACCTTCCACATTAAAGAAGACAATCCACTTTTTATTTTTTATACCTCTGGTACCACCGGCGCTCCAAAAGGTGTTCTTTACACGAATAAAATGTTGTTTTGGAACAGCCTTAATACTTCGATGCAACTCGGGATCACATTCAGAGATTCAACCATAAACACCCTCCCCCCATATCATACCTCTGGCTGGAATGTTTTTGTAACACCATTATTGCACAAGGGTGCACATGTGGGTATGCTAGAAAGGTTTGATGCCGAAAAAATATTGTGCCTTTTAGAGTTGAATAAAACCACCTTATTCATGGCATTGCCAACCATGTTATTTATGATGCAGAAAACCCCCGTATTTAAGGAGGTGAATCTTAAAAAATTACGTTACATCATTTCTGGTGGAGAAAAAGTGCCCTCAGAATTAGTGCGTTTTTGGAAAAGCGAAAAAAATATTTATATCAGACCAGGTTACGGTTTAACAGAAGCAGGCCCCAGCATAACATCATTGCATCATAAAATGGCAGCCTTAAAACCAAATTCTATTGGCAAGCCAAACTTTTATTTAGATATAAAAATTGTGGATAAAGATGGTGAAACCGTTGCCCCAAATGAAGTGGGAGAACTTTGCATTAAAGGTGATATTGTAACGCCTGGCTATTGGAACAATTCGGTCAAAACAAGCAACAAAATTAAGAAAGGCTGGTTATTTACCGGAGATTTTGCCTACAGTGATCAAGATGGGTTTTTATATATGAAAGGCCGCAAAAATGACATGTATATTTCCGGTGGCGAAAACATATATCCACAAGAAATTGAAGTACAACTTGAACAGATAGAGGCTATAAAAAAAGCGGTGGTTTTAAGTGTAAAGGATGAAAAATGGGGGGAATGTGGTATCGCATTTGTAACCTCAGCAGATACTACCCTTTCAGTATTGCAAATTAGAGAAGAGTTAAAAACAACACTTGTCGCATTTAAACATCCAAAATACATCTTTATTTTAGATGATATTCCGTTAACCAGTTTAGGAAAAGTTTCTAGAAAAAAACTACATGCTTTTTATCACCAATTAAAATCTCAACAATGA
- the recA gene encoding recombinase RecA translates to MSAEKEAKLKALKLTLDKLDKTYGKGAVMKMGDKVVEDVEVIPSGSLGLDVALGVGGYPRGRVIEIYGPESSGKTTLTLHAIAEAQKKGGIAAFIDAEHAFDRFYAQKLGVDVDNLIISQPDNGEQGLEIADNLIRSGAIDIVVIDSVAALTPKSEIEGEMGDSKMGLHARLMSQALRKLTGSISKTHCTVIFINQLRDKIGVMFGSPETTTGGNALKFYASVRIDIRRSTQIKDTDGNVLGNKTRVKVVKNKVAPPFKQTEFDIMYGEGISKVGEVIDLGVEYEIIKKSGSWFSYGDTKLGQGRDAVKNLLQDNLELQEELDAKIREAISTVQA, encoded by the coding sequence ATGAGCGCAGAAAAAGAAGCAAAGTTAAAAGCACTAAAACTTACACTAGATAAACTCGATAAAACATACGGAAAAGGTGCCGTTATGAAAATGGGTGATAAAGTTGTTGAAGATGTTGAGGTAATACCCTCAGGATCTTTGGGATTAGATGTCGCTTTGGGTGTGGGTGGTTACCCACGAGGTAGAGTTATAGAAATCTACGGCCCCGAATCATCAGGTAAAACAACCTTAACCCTGCATGCCATCGCTGAAGCTCAAAAAAAAGGAGGCATTGCTGCATTTATTGATGCTGAGCATGCTTTTGACCGTTTTTATGCCCAGAAATTAGGCGTTGATGTTGATAATTTAATTATTTCTCAGCCTGACAATGGGGAGCAAGGACTTGAAATTGCCGATAATTTAATTCGCTCAGGGGCTATTGATATTGTAGTTATTGATTCTGTTGCAGCCTTAACGCCAAAAAGTGAAATTGAAGGCGAAATGGGAGATTCTAAAATGGGACTTCATGCCCGTTTAATGTCACAGGCACTTAGAAAACTTACGGGATCTATTAGTAAAACACATTGTACTGTAATTTTTATCAACCAATTGCGAGATAAAATTGGGGTAATGTTTGGTAGTCCAGAAACAACGACTGGTGGTAATGCACTAAAATTTTACGCCTCAGTGCGTATAGACATTAGAAGGTCTACTCAAATAAAAGATACTGACGGTAATGTTCTAGGAAATAAAACAAGAGTAAAAGTTGTTAAGAATAAAGTAGCGCCACCGTTTAAACAAACAGAATTTGATATCATGTACGGCGAGGGAATTTCTAAAGTAGGTGAAGTGATAGATTTGGGCGTGGAATATGAAATCATCAAAAAAAGTGGTTCCTGGTTTAGTTACGGCGACACCAAATTGGGCCAAGGTCGCGACGCTGTTAAAAATCTATTGCAAGACAATCTAGAACTACAAGAAGAGCTCGATGCAAAAATAAGAGAAGCTATTTCAACGGTTCAAGCCTAA